Proteins from a genomic interval of Armatimonadota bacterium:
- a CDS encoding restriction endonuclease: MTPFRPVAAPDPLGGEILSRLSRLSYRALEECIAQLIGRLGFQDTTVLGRAHLRQRTSHGGYDLRAAHRTGITTALTVIQLKQYERPVGRRFVDELRGAMLRANAAQGILVSLSSFSQTAVRAASAANAVPVRLIGGEELATLLARHGVGLLDTNGGGHRLDELYFAGLDDLYPPKAERRSGVTVAAAVRSATGARPNLAARNGGEMMFRTHAMLAVSSLWLMQVVPPGIGPATAGTVSVTAVFGAMLPDLDASESVIRSIGIGGVRPFDPMGYAAHSAWGHRGPLHSTYGLAAILVAGLLAVPWWGWQPSAALWIGYASHLAADACTRSGIPFLPWRKRRFHLLPKNLRLLTGSQAEDLLLAVLAVAAMALLFSVARN, from the coding sequence ATGACGCCGTTCAGGCCGGTAGCCGCGCCGGACCCCCTGGGTGGGGAAATCCTTAGCCGCTTGTCCCGGCTCAGCTACCGCGCCCTCGAGGAGTGCATCGCCCAACTCATCGGCCGACTCGGCTTCCAAGACACCACGGTGCTCGGCCGCGCCCACCTCCGCCAGAGGACAAGCCACGGAGGGTACGACCTGCGGGCGGCCCACCGCACCGGCATCACGACGGCGCTCACGGTTATCCAGCTCAAGCAGTACGAGCGTCCGGTCGGCCGGCGGTTCGTGGACGAATTGCGCGGCGCGATGTTGCGGGCGAACGCCGCCCAGGGGATCCTCGTCTCACTCTCTTCCTTTTCACAGACGGCAGTTCGGGCGGCTTCCGCCGCCAACGCCGTCCCGGTCCGCCTGATCGGCGGTGAAGAACTGGCCACACTGCTGGCCCGGCACGGGGTAGGCCTGCTTGACACCAACGGCGGAGGCCATCGCCTAGACGAGCTCTACTTCGCGGGCCTGGATGACCTGTACCCCCCAAAAGCAGAACGGCGGTCCGGTGTCACCGTGGCCGCCGCTGTCCGCAGTGCGACCGGAGCGCGCCCCAACTTAGCCGCGAGAAATGGCGGTGAGATGATGTTCCGCACGCATGCCATGCTAGCCGTTAGCTCTCTCTGGTTGATGCAGGTCGTTCCGCCGGGGATCGGGCCAGCGACGGCCGGTACGGTTTCCGTCACTGCGGTCTTCGGTGCGATGCTGCCGGATTTGGACGCGTCCGAGTCGGTAATCCGGTCGATCGGAATCGGAGGGGTCAGGCCGTTCGACCCGATGGGCTACGCCGCCCACTCGGCTTGGGGCCACCGCGGCCCCCTCCACTCCACCTACGGCCTCGCGGCGATTCTCGTCGCCGGCTTATTGGCGGTTCCGTGGTGGGGCTGGCAGCCCTCGGCGGCGCTCTGGATCGGCTACGCGAGCCACCTCGCAGCCGATGCTTGCACTCGCTCGGGCATCCCCTTCCTGCCGTGGCGGAAGCGCCGCTTCCACCTGCTACCGAAGAACTTGCGGCTCCTTACCGGCTCCCAGGCCGAAGACCTACTCCTGGCGGTGCTGGCGGTAGCCGCAATGGCGCTTCTATTCTCAGTCGCTAGAAACTAA
- a CDS encoding recombinase family protein, translating to MNHPAIPQGTVSDEELRRGYAAIYFEEVARRTRIGMAERAEAGLPNYRPPLGYRLAWEGGEPRVEVVEEAAAWVREAFRLAARGMTIRAILKELTTRGMRSARGKEMSPTALWKILRNPFYVGTIQHQGKLLPGGHEAIVGRELFDLVRRRSAR from the coding sequence ATGAACCACCCAGCGATTCCCCAAGGGACCGTCAGCGACGAGGAGCTCCGTCGGGGGTACGCCGCCATCTACTTCGAGGAGGTCGCCCGCCGCACCCGGATAGGGATGGCGGAGCGGGCGGAGGCGGGACTTCCGAACTACCGGCCGCCACTCGGCTACCGCCTCGCGTGGGAGGGGGGCGAACCGCGCGTCGAGGTTGTCGAAGAAGCCGCAGCGTGGGTGCGCGAGGCCTTCCGGCTGGCGGCCCGCGGAATGACGATCCGGGCGATCCTGAAGGAGCTCACGACGCGGGGCATGCGTTCGGCCCGGGGGAAGGAGATGAGTCCGACCGCCCTCTGGAAGATCCTTCGCAACCCATTTTATGTAGGGACGATCCAACACCAGGGAAAGCTCCTGCCGGGAGGGCACGAGGCGATCGTGGGGCGAGAGCTCTTTGATCTGGTCCGGCGACGCTCTGCCCGCTGA
- a CDS encoding Gfo/Idh/MocA family oxidoreductase, with the protein MNVRIGIIGTGVGLRTLLPGFRTVRGCTVVALVGSSAKRGEELAREHNIPRAYADYHDLVDAEDVDLVCVATPNPRHYEEVKYALRQGKHVIAEKPLAMTLGETEDLRDLASSVDSIAIVDHQLRFNPYLAEIRNVISEGRLGRVYYVRIHQQSTGFSDPKARWNWSFDAAMGGGVRLAMGSHLVDLVSYWLGTSDFNTVSGTMDVVFPSRVDFEGAERTVEASSYFGAVLSGVNGLTVHLAATAAAFSGARFDVSIYGTDGEIQFDLSGKLRGSFTSNRGNLSIIPVLGATEDDRDNKVSIFKGSFVYLAPLLIRAIAEKDRTLLASAASFDDAVHTQRVLDCIRASASEGRTMQTADRYFCNVHEQ; encoded by the coding sequence ATGAATGTCAGAATCGGAATAATCGGAACGGGAGTGGGCTTGCGAACTCTGCTTCCTGGTTTTCGCACCGTGCGGGGATGCACGGTCGTGGCGCTAGTAGGGAGCTCGGCAAAGCGCGGAGAGGAGTTGGCGCGGGAGCACAATATACCAAGAGCATATGCCGATTATCACGATCTCGTCGATGCGGAAGACGTCGACCTTGTTTGCGTAGCGACTCCGAACCCTAGGCACTACGAAGAAGTGAAATACGCGTTAAGGCAAGGGAAGCACGTCATCGCTGAAAAGCCGCTAGCAATGACACTGGGGGAAACTGAGGATCTGCGCGACCTCGCCTCTTCAGTGGACAGTATTGCCATCGTCGATCACCAACTTCGATTCAACCCCTATCTGGCGGAAATTCGCAACGTAATCAGTGAAGGCAGGCTAGGAAGGGTCTACTACGTCCGCATCCACCAGCAATCGACAGGCTTTTCCGATCCCAAAGCCCGTTGGAATTGGAGTTTCGATGCTGCGATGGGCGGCGGAGTGCGATTGGCGATGGGTTCACATTTAGTCGACCTAGTGTCGTACTGGCTCGGCACATCGGATTTCAACACCGTCTCCGGAACCATGGATGTAGTGTTCCCATCGCGAGTCGACTTCGAAGGTGCCGAGCGGACTGTCGAGGCTAGCAGCTACTTTGGGGCCGTCCTGTCCGGAGTGAACGGTCTCACCGTTCACCTCGCGGCGACCGCAGCTGCGTTTTCGGGCGCCCGCTTCGATGTATCGATATATGGTACGGACGGTGAGATCCAGTTCGATTTGTCTGGCAAACTGCGCGGCTCATTCACCAGTAACCGCGGGAATCTCTCTATCATTCCAGTTCTCGGTGCGACGGAGGACGATCGCGATAACAAGGTTTCCATCTTTAAGGGATCGTTTGTCTATCTCGCTCCGCTGCTGATTAGGGCGATTGCTGAGAAGGATCGCACGTTACTCGCCAGCGCCGCGAGTTTTGACGATGCCGTACACACACAGCGAGTTCTCGACTGTATTCGAGCATCGGCCAGCGAAGGTCGAACTATGCAAACTGCAGACAGGTATTTCTGTAATGTCCACGAGCAATAG
- a CDS encoding radical SAM protein: MVSLGPLSSKRYCTYSCPFCYVSSGFPSYVSMPTKEIVRWLRTKRTEFDIIYLSGDTDSLAPPRQSEGLRLLEALSEFGVDLLFTTRAIISPEGLKRLEALREQLAAGGKLLFGCVSVAQWTVPHVEPRPIPLPQLRLDQLRHFRDIGLVSVLAMRPFLPNVPRSDYSAILDNSHAFVDVVLGEVWYVDEDLNILRRTLGESGDSEFELASHSMDFDGNDKKWLVYHARDTESLVASACRRFRLPFFMRSAPAINWARSRRSKTADGAYSSAEWKDGAGGSTG, translated from the coding sequence ATGGTCTCGCTCGGCCCTCTATCATCGAAGCGATATTGTACCTACAGCTGTCCGTTTTGCTATGTCAGCTCTGGGTTTCCATCCTACGTTTCCATGCCCACTAAGGAAATTGTGAGATGGTTGCGCACAAAACGAACGGAGTTTGACATCATCTATCTCAGCGGTGATACGGACTCCTTGGCTCCTCCGAGGCAGTCTGAAGGACTCCGACTGCTCGAGGCGCTATCCGAGTTCGGTGTCGACCTCCTATTCACGACGCGCGCGATTATTTCACCAGAAGGCTTGAAACGCCTTGAGGCGCTCAGAGAGCAGCTGGCGGCTGGTGGCAAACTCCTGTTCGGTTGTGTTAGTGTGGCCCAGTGGACGGTGCCACACGTCGAACCGCGACCCATCCCACTTCCACAGCTCAGGCTCGATCAGTTGCGTCATTTCCGGGATATTGGATTGGTGTCTGTCCTGGCCATGCGACCGTTCCTTCCAAACGTACCACGCTCGGATTATAGTGCGATACTTGACAACTCCCACGCCTTCGTTGACGTTGTTCTCGGAGAGGTGTGGTACGTCGATGAGGACCTCAATATCCTAAGGAGAACGCTCGGTGAATCAGGGGACAGTGAGTTCGAGCTAGCCTCCCATTCGATGGACTTTGATGGTAACGACAAGAAGTGGCTGGTCTATCATGCCCGAGATACCGAGAGCCTGGTTGCCTCGGCCTGTCGGAGGTTCCGTCTTCCTTTCTTCATGAGAAGCGCTCCTGCGATCAACTGGGCGCGGTCTAGGCGGTCAAAGACCGCTGATGGTGCATATTCATCAGCAGAGTGGAAAGACGGTGCTGGAGGGTCGACTGGATGA
- a CDS encoding helix-turn-helix transcriptional regulator translates to MPTTVSRRTHNRIAAIMLHTSRYAFEGQARLAADAGISRSAVSRVLSGFSEPSVYVLLAITGALEIETGRRIDVRDLISADGTYPTPFVCDVVGCMGCLPEQALDEHGNRQPEYAGVKPGQWVGDNLVVKEDE, encoded by the coding sequence ATGCCAACAACCGTCAGCCGGAGGACCCACAACCGCATCGCCGCCATCATGCTGCACACAAGCAGGTACGCATTCGAGGGGCAGGCGCGCTTGGCGGCGGATGCCGGCATCTCCCGCTCGGCAGTCAGCCGAGTCCTGAGCGGATTCTCGGAACCGAGCGTGTATGTGCTGCTGGCGATCACTGGGGCGCTGGAGATAGAAACCGGCCGGCGGATCGACGTGCGCGACCTCATTTCCGCCGACGGCACCTACCCCACCCCCTTCGTCTGCGACGTGGTCGGCTGCATGGGCTGCCTTCCGGAGCAGGCGCTGGACGAGCACGGGAACCGTCAGCCCGAGTATGCGGGCGTCAAGCCGGGCCAGTGGGTCGGTGACAACCTGGTCGTGAAGGAGGACGAATGA
- a CDS encoding recombinase family protein codes for MLTAPPSVIYVRVSSERQVRDGNGLLSQEQRCRAYSQARGYRVDDVFRDEGVSGALLDRPGIQELLAYLRSHRGAGEVVVVVDDISRIARDVSTHIQLRAAIKACGGRLESPSFKFEENAMGEMVETIFAAVAQYGRTGNREQVINRQRARLEGGFWVFPAPPGYLYVKHPDHKKLLVPDPARAELVRAALEGFATYRFLSKRDIMVFFKENGYYPSVGRAFASKYEMAVGRVLESRWFYAGYIEYRPWAIARRKGRHEPLINAATAYRIEDRLSGRPEQPLARADSDDRLVLRNFVRCAGCGRPLTASVVKGKYPCYHCYNQGNCARYGHRIKERVLHADFGTLLEGLAVRDEEIHVMEEVTTEIWTERLAEWKAGAGNVADRLGDLDDQVGKLARRIGQITDDELVSAYEQEIVRLRKERAALERERHQAGERPPDYTAAFARVGTLLQDPFAAWEMGSGQQKRTVCHMVFAVPPAYDRESGFGTINLTVPYLVSRQLADPNSKMVDLPRETWGLFIDTVLEWSVRLKRLSWDMAGM; via the coding sequence ATGCTCACCGCACCCCCCAGCGTCATCTACGTCCGCGTCTCGAGCGAGCGCCAGGTCAGAGACGGCAACGGACTCCTAAGCCAGGAGCAGCGCTGCCGAGCCTATTCCCAGGCAAGGGGTTACCGCGTCGACGACGTCTTTCGCGACGAGGGCGTCTCCGGGGCGCTTCTCGACCGTCCGGGCATCCAGGAGCTCTTGGCGTATCTTCGGTCGCACCGGGGTGCCGGCGAGGTGGTCGTCGTGGTCGACGACATCTCCCGCATCGCCCGCGACGTCAGCACGCACATCCAGCTGCGCGCGGCCATTAAGGCATGCGGCGGGCGCCTGGAAAGCCCGTCCTTCAAGTTCGAGGAGAATGCGATGGGCGAAATGGTGGAGACGATCTTCGCCGCTGTCGCCCAGTACGGCCGCACCGGCAACCGCGAGCAGGTGATCAATCGCCAGCGGGCCCGGCTCGAAGGCGGCTTCTGGGTCTTCCCGGCTCCGCCCGGCTACCTGTACGTGAAGCACCCCGATCACAAGAAGCTCCTCGTGCCGGACCCAGCCCGGGCGGAGCTCGTGCGGGCGGCGCTGGAGGGATTCGCCACCTACCGCTTCCTCTCAAAGCGCGACATTATGGTGTTCTTCAAAGAGAACGGCTACTACCCATCGGTCGGGCGAGCCTTTGCGAGCAAGTACGAGATGGCGGTCGGCCGCGTGTTGGAGAGCCGCTGGTTTTACGCCGGGTATATCGAGTACAGACCCTGGGCCATCGCCCGTCGGAAGGGGAGGCACGAGCCGCTGATCAACGCGGCTACCGCCTATCGGATCGAGGACCGTCTCAGCGGAAGGCCGGAGCAGCCATTGGCGCGAGCGGATTCCGATGACCGGCTGGTCCTGCGCAACTTCGTTCGCTGCGCCGGGTGCGGACGGCCCCTCACCGCGAGCGTGGTCAAGGGCAAGTATCCCTGCTATCACTGCTACAACCAGGGGAACTGCGCCCGGTACGGACACAGGATCAAGGAGCGGGTGCTGCACGCCGACTTCGGCACGCTCCTCGAGGGGCTGGCCGTCAGGGACGAGGAGATCCACGTGATGGAGGAGGTGACGACGGAGATCTGGACGGAGCGGCTAGCGGAGTGGAAGGCCGGCGCCGGGAACGTGGCCGATCGGCTCGGCGACCTGGACGATCAGGTGGGCAAGCTCGCGCGGCGGATCGGTCAGATCACCGACGACGAGCTCGTGAGCGCCTACGAGCAGGAAATAGTGCGGCTGCGAAAAGAGCGGGCCGCGCTGGAGCGCGAGCGCCACCAGGCCGGCGAGAGGCCGCCCGACTACACCGCGGCATTCGCGCGGGTTGGCACCTTACTGCAGGACCCGTTCGCGGCGTGGGAAATGGGCTCTGGACAACAAAAAAGGACGGTCTGCCACATGGTTTTCGCCGTCCCGCCCGCCTACGACCGGGAATCCGGGTTTGGCACCATCAATCTTACAGTCCCATACCTGGTTTCCCGCCAGTTGGCGGACCCTAATTCCAAAATGGTGGACCTGCCGAGAGAAACTTGGGGACTGTTCATTGATACCGTCCTCGAATGGTCGGTTCGGCTCAAGCGGCTCAGTTGGGACATGGCGGGAATGTAG
- a CDS encoding SUMF1/EgtB/PvdO family nonheme iron enzyme, translating into MRIYICYTQEDLKQAQLIHNDLAQLAQKVFFDKESIPTGEDWERLLIKELKSSDAVVVLWSAAAARSPWVMRELSSAITLQKRIVTCMLDDQDLSPLIQDKQALRWDSSQTSLDKLRISLGLSTVASNEQKGPQSLAESQSAYRERIVRDFGTLRPLGRADDAPIQDLYLPMYLRPMGEQFGVDARIPAGELLAHGDTRAVILGRPGTGKSTTLRFFAYDAAKRGDLMPVYIRIAELLSTSDSLIDYVTSQLKGLLGRRAAEFIAESDHYCRHTTLLLLDGLDEISEPDRDGFRKRLSSFRTAQPDCRIVITSRYAGFEASEFGGYDLYELLELSPSDVELYVHHVADPEVCEQALRTIFNDSRLSSLASTPFLLAMMCAIPDLLGNRAIQRASLFRRCTRYLLKDFDWQDPQLGRPRTTQTEWKVLERALQAIAVRFFKLDVKEAFREEEILFLLRSVVDSMDGINPRDVLDKIIRYTGLLQRQGASIEFVHRSIWEFYVAEGMRDEVIENLVNRATIPIWEEPIRLYVGLTPEAELPDLLRRLWEQNKGLALRSMMELTVFPETILSELVNGLKRDDRVRLIAELEDSLAAIPSPLDKVRTLLDTSGALLKVERDCEVIYGCVILLERFAELYNSAECRDAVAEVLGLVEAPQRLTDYLSRPDLRLEFVQIPAGEFPMGCDDEGRTPDEKPEHQVRVSAFQISKYQVTNKLYYDGFPYATNRRDIRSDQDEQPVIFVTWFEAYVFARWLGCELPTEAEWEYACRASGRDDEQLFDYDRIPEYAWYAENSQRSTQAVGRLRPNSVGVFDMLGNVREWCYDWFDADFYQRCAEQGIVEDPVGPRDGTRKSLRGGCFDWNVANLVPTYRNYNPPDNSYYANGFRIVIRNPRTGGVATMDQRK; encoded by the coding sequence ATGAGGATTTATATCTGCTACACACAGGAGGATCTCAAACAAGCCCAGTTGATTCATAACGACTTGGCTCAACTTGCGCAAAAGGTCTTCTTCGATAAGGAGTCTATACCGACTGGCGAGGACTGGGAGAGGTTGCTCATCAAGGAGCTCAAGTCAAGTGACGCGGTAGTCGTATTGTGGTCTGCGGCGGCTGCACGGTCGCCCTGGGTGATGCGCGAGCTAAGTTCCGCGATCACGCTGCAGAAGCGGATCGTAACTTGTATGCTTGATGACCAAGACCTGTCTCCGCTCATCCAGGACAAGCAGGCTCTCCGATGGGATTCATCTCAAACATCACTTGACAAGCTTCGCATATCTCTAGGGCTAAGCACTGTCGCGTCAAATGAACAGAAAGGTCCCCAGTCTCTGGCTGAGAGCCAATCGGCTTACCGTGAGAGAATAGTCCGGGACTTCGGAACCCTCAGACCGTTAGGTCGAGCCGATGACGCTCCAATTCAAGATCTGTATCTCCCTATGTATCTGAGGCCGATGGGAGAGCAGTTCGGTGTCGATGCACGGATCCCAGCTGGTGAGCTGCTGGCACATGGAGACACTCGGGCGGTGATACTTGGCAGACCGGGCACGGGAAAGTCTACCACCTTACGTTTTTTCGCGTACGACGCCGCAAAACGAGGCGACCTAATGCCGGTATACATCCGTATTGCGGAGCTCCTAAGCACAAGCGATTCCTTGATTGACTACGTCACCAGCCAGTTGAAGGGCCTGCTCGGGAGGCGCGCAGCCGAGTTCATCGCTGAGAGTGACCACTATTGCCGACACACAACCCTGTTACTCCTTGACGGTCTTGACGAGATATCTGAACCTGATCGCGACGGATTCCGCAAACGCCTAAGCAGCTTCCGCACTGCGCAACCCGACTGCCGGATCGTTATCACATCGCGCTACGCCGGATTCGAAGCGAGCGAGTTTGGCGGGTACGACCTCTACGAGTTGTTGGAGCTGTCACCATCCGACGTGGAGTTGTACGTCCATCATGTCGCTGATCCAGAAGTGTGCGAGCAGGCATTGAGAACGATTTTCAATGACTCGCGCCTTTCCAGTTTGGCAAGTACTCCCTTCCTCTTGGCAATGATGTGCGCTATACCCGATTTGCTGGGCAACCGCGCCATTCAGCGAGCTAGTCTCTTCCGTCGATGCACCAGGTATCTCCTAAAGGACTTCGATTGGCAGGATCCCCAGCTTGGTCGTCCAAGAACAACCCAGACCGAATGGAAGGTGCTTGAGAGGGCACTTCAAGCTATCGCAGTCCGCTTTTTCAAGCTTGATGTGAAGGAGGCATTCCGCGAGGAGGAGATTCTTTTCCTCTTGCGATCCGTGGTCGACTCCATGGATGGGATCAACCCTCGTGACGTTTTGGACAAGATAATCCGTTACACCGGCCTTCTGCAACGCCAGGGCGCATCCATTGAATTTGTCCACCGCTCCATATGGGAGTTTTATGTCGCTGAAGGTATGCGTGATGAGGTGATTGAGAACCTGGTGAACAGGGCGACGATTCCGATCTGGGAAGAACCGATTCGACTGTACGTTGGCTTGACGCCGGAGGCCGAGCTTCCTGACCTACTGCGCCGACTGTGGGAACAGAACAAGGGGCTCGCGCTTCGATCGATGATGGAGCTCACTGTCTTCCCCGAGACCATCTTATCTGAATTGGTGAACGGCTTGAAGAGAGATGACCGGGTGCGCCTCATTGCTGAGCTTGAGGACAGCCTCGCTGCCATTCCAAGTCCCTTGGACAAAGTGCGAACACTGCTGGATACCTCCGGAGCATTGCTGAAGGTTGAACGCGATTGCGAAGTAATATATGGCTGCGTTATCTTGCTTGAGCGCTTTGCCGAGCTTTACAATTCGGCCGAATGTAGGGACGCCGTCGCAGAAGTGCTCGGCCTGGTCGAAGCGCCACAGAGACTGACTGATTACCTATCAAGACCGGACTTGCGCCTCGAGTTCGTCCAGATTCCGGCGGGTGAGTTCCCAATGGGCTGCGACGATGAGGGACGCACGCCGGATGAGAAGCCCGAGCACCAGGTCCGAGTGTCGGCGTTCCAGATCAGTAAGTACCAGGTCACCAATAAGCTGTACTACGATGGCTTTCCGTACGCCACAAACCGACGCGACATTCGCTCAGATCAGGACGAACAACCCGTCATTTTCGTGACGTGGTTCGAAGCCTACGTCTTCGCCCGGTGGTTAGGTTGTGAGCTTCCGACCGAGGCGGAATGGGAGTATGCTTGTAGGGCATCAGGTCGGGACGACGAACAGCTATTCGACTACGACCGAATCCCTGAATACGCTTGGTATGCAGAGAACTCGCAGAGGTCGACTCAAGCAGTTGGACGGCTCCGGCCGAATAGCGTTGGCGTTTTTGATATGCTGGGCAATGTCCGCGAGTGGTGTTACGACTGGTTTGACGCGGATTTCTATCAGCGATGTGCAGAGCAAGGAATCGTCGAAGATCCGGTCGGCCCGCGCGACGGGACCAGAAAATCGCTGCGCGGGGGATGCTTCGACTGGAACGTAGCAAACCTGGTTCCAACATATCGGAACTACAATCCGCCAGACAACTCCTATTATGCCAATGGCTTCAGGATAGTAATCCGGAATCCACGCACAGGTGGGGTCGCGACTATGGATCAACGAAAGTAG